GCGGGCTCGAAGTAGTCGGCGAGCGACGCGGCGGCCTCCTTGCGGAGCACCGTGACAGGGCTGTCGCCCTGGAGGTAATCGAGCGCCTGGCCAGCGGCGTCGATGTTGTACTCGGCGGCGGTCTGTCGGCGCGCCGCGTAGAGTTCGACCTCGTCGCGGGCGACGGCCTCGTTTGAGTCGAGCGCGACGGCGATGGCCGAAGCGGCCTCGTCGGCGTCGGCGACACAGGAGTTCATCCCGCGGGCGCCGAACGGCGCCAGCAGGTGGGCGGCCTCGCCGGCGAGCAGGACGCGGCGGTGCTCGTCGACGAAGGAGTCCGCCTGGACCTGGAGGAACTTGTACGTCGAGGTCCACTTGATGTTGTCGACGTACTCCTCGCCCATAATGTCGCGGACGAACTCCCGCATCTGCTCGTCGCTGGCGATCTCGTCGGGGTCGTCGTCGCCGAGACACTGGATGTCGAGCCGCCAGCCGCCCGTGAAGGGCACGAGCATCACGTTGCGGCCGTCGGCGTTGGGCGAGTCGTAGTGGAACAGCCGCTCGAACGGGATCGGCTCCTCGTCGATGGAGTTGCCGTCGAGGGTCTCGACGTCGACGATGATGAAGGAGTTCTCCGATTGGGAGCCCTCGAACTCGGCGCCGATTTCCTTTCGCACCTGGGACCCGCCGCCGTCGGCGCCGATGAGGTACGGCGTCTCCCACTCCTGGCCGTCGGCGGTCTCGACGTGGACCCCGTCGGGCGTCGATTCGACGGACTCGACGCCGGCGTCCCAGTGGATGTCGATTCCGGCCTCGTCGAGCGCCTCGTGCATGTACTT
This is a stretch of genomic DNA from Halobellus sp. MBLA0158. It encodes these proteins:
- a CDS encoding FAD-dependent monooxygenase; this encodes MSETDSENPVLIAGAGPTGMTAALALHARGVPATIVEADSEDRDRAGSRAIYVHGSTLRTLERVHPGLGTDLVEEGLVWPTRHTKWRGKTVFRRTYDNPGGDGEIPHFSSLPQVTTEKYMHEALDEAGIDIHWDAGVESVESTPDGVHVETADGQEWETPYLIGADGGGSQVRKEIGAEFEGSQSENSFIIVDVETLDGNSIDEEPIPFERLFHYDSPNADGRNVMLVPFTGGWRLDIQCLGDDDPDEIASDEQMREFVRDIMGEEYVDNIKWTSTYKFLQVQADSFVDEHRRVLLAGEAAHLLAPFGARGMNSCVADADEAASAIAVALDSNEAVARDEVELYAARRQTAAEYNIDAAGQALDYLQGDSPVTVLRKEAAASLADYFEPAGEYLDDAPYGPHTPPPIASTGRANY